One window from the genome of Faecalibacterium sp. HTF-F encodes:
- the atpA gene encoding F0F1 ATP synthase subunit alpha: MQLKPEEISKIIRAQIKHYENAIEQSETGTVIMVGDGIARASGLEKCMAGELLQFDNGEYGMAQNLEENTVSIVLLGSDVGIKEGSTVKRTGKVVSVPVGEAMIGRVVNALGQPIDGAGPIETTEFRAIESRAPGIIDRQPVKEPLQTGIKAIDSMIPIGRGQRELIIGDRQTGKTTIASDTIINQKGKDVICIYVAIGQKRSTVANLVQSLTEAGAMGYTIVVSATASELSPLQYIAPYSGCAMGEYFMHQGKHVLIIYDDLSKHAVAYRALSLLIRRPPGREAYPGDVFYLHSRLLERAAKLSNELGGGSLTALPIIETQAGDVSAYIPTNVISITDGQIFLETELFHSGVMPAVNPGISVSRVGGNAQIKAMKKVAGTLKLIYSQYRELQSFAQFGSDLDADTKARLAQGERIVEVLKQNRSAPVPVEKQVAILYATIHDYLVKVKVPDVAEYEKGLYEHLDNDAAGAAVMETIRTTGNLDKDTEEQLKSVLTAYTDSFVKAH, encoded by the coding sequence ATGCAACTGAAACCTGAAGAGATCTCCAAGATCATCCGTGCGCAGATCAAGCATTACGAAAATGCCATCGAGCAGAGCGAGACCGGCACGGTCATTATGGTGGGCGACGGCATCGCCCGCGCCAGTGGTCTGGAAAAGTGCATGGCAGGTGAGCTGCTTCAGTTTGATAACGGCGAATACGGCATGGCCCAGAATCTGGAGGAGAATACCGTCTCCATCGTTCTGCTGGGCTCCGACGTCGGCATCAAGGAAGGCAGCACTGTCAAGCGCACCGGCAAGGTGGTGTCCGTGCCGGTGGGCGAAGCCATGATCGGCCGCGTGGTCAACGCGCTGGGCCAGCCCATCGACGGCGCAGGCCCCATCGAGACCACCGAGTTCCGCGCCATTGAAAGCCGCGCTCCCGGCATCATCGACCGTCAGCCGGTCAAGGAGCCGCTGCAGACCGGCATCAAGGCCATCGACTCCATGATCCCCATTGGCCGCGGCCAGCGCGAGCTGATCATCGGCGACCGCCAGACCGGCAAGACCACCATCGCCTCCGATACCATCATCAACCAGAAGGGCAAGGACGTCATCTGCATTTACGTTGCCATCGGCCAGAAGCGCTCTACCGTGGCAAATCTGGTGCAGAGCCTGACCGAAGCCGGTGCCATGGGCTACACCATCGTGGTGTCCGCAACGGCATCCGAGCTTTCGCCCCTGCAGTATATCGCACCCTACTCCGGCTGTGCCATGGGCGAATATTTCATGCATCAGGGCAAGCACGTCCTCATCATCTACGACGATCTGTCCAAGCACGCCGTGGCCTACCGTGCACTGTCGCTGCTGATCCGCCGTCCCCCGGGACGTGAGGCTTACCCCGGCGACGTGTTCTATCTGCACTCCCGTCTGCTGGAGCGCGCGGCCAAGCTCTCCAATGAGCTGGGCGGCGGCAGCCTGACGGCTCTGCCCATCATCGAGACGCAGGCGGGCGATGTTTCCGCCTACATCCCCACGAATGTCATTTCCATCACCGATGGTCAGATCTTCCTGGAGACGGAGCTGTTCCACTCCGGTGTCATGCCGGCAGTCAACCCCGGCATCTCGGTGTCCCGCGTGGGCGGCAATGCCCAGATCAAGGCCATGAAGAAGGTGGCCGGCACCCTGAAGCTGATCTACTCCCAGTACCGTGAGCTGCAGAGCTTTGCACAGTTCGGTTCCGATCTGGATGCCGACACCAAGGCCCGTCTGGCACAGGGTGAGCGCATCGTGGAAGTGCTCAAGCAGAACCGCTCCGCTCCCGTGCCTGTAGAAAAGCAGGTGGCCATCCTGTATGCGACCATTCACGATTACCTCGTGAAGGTCAAGGTGCCGGATGTGGCCGAGTATGAGAAGGGCCTGTACGAGCATCTGGACAACGATGCCGCCGGTGCCGCCGTCATGGAGACCATCCGCACCACCGGCAATCTGGATAAGGATACCGAGGAGCAGCTCAAGAGCGTGCTCACGGCCTATACCGACAGCTTCGTCAAGGCACACTAA
- the atpH gene encoding ATP synthase F1 subunit delta yields the protein MTETARMYGGSLYDLAAEEGLEARILGELDEAVALFKANPDYLHLLSTPSIPKKERCGLLDEALRDQVHLYVLNFLKILCEKGTLRELSGCARAYRVRYNQAHGILEATATTAVAMTEQQAKSLHEKLEKLTGKTIDLKTKVDPAVLGGIRLDIEGTELDGTVQNRLSALRRDIASVTL from the coding sequence ATGACCGAGACTGCAAGGATGTACGGCGGAAGCCTGTACGATCTGGCGGCGGAGGAAGGGCTGGAGGCCCGCATTCTGGGTGAGCTGGACGAAGCCGTGGCGCTTTTTAAGGCGAACCCGGACTACCTGCATCTGCTCAGCACCCCCAGCATCCCCAAAAAGGAGCGCTGCGGCCTGCTGGATGAAGCGCTGCGGGATCAGGTCCACCTCTATGTGCTGAACTTTTTGAAGATCCTGTGCGAGAAGGGCACTCTGCGGGAGCTGTCCGGCTGCGCACGGGCTTACCGTGTGCGCTACAATCAGGCGCACGGCATTCTGGAAGCAACGGCGACCACTGCAGTGGCAATGACGGAGCAGCAGGCAAAGAGCCTGCACGAAAAGCTGGAAAAGCTCACCGGCAAGACCATCGACCTGAAAACAAAGGTCGATCCGGCAGTGCTGGGCGGCATCCGGCTGGATATCGAAGGCACCGAGCTGGACGGCACGGTGCAGAACCGTCTGTCCGCCCTGCGCAGGGATATTGCTTCCGTGACACTGTGA
- the atpF gene encoding F0F1 ATP synthase subunit B, producing MELYQALITLDGWTFLAQICNLMIQLFIFKKFLLNPVKNVIAERKAKADSQIADATKLRTEAEAMKAEYEQNLQNARAEANEIVANAQKTATARGEEIVGEARAQAAALKQKAEADIAQERKKAVNEVKDEIGGIAMEIASKVVEREISEKDHKDLIDEFIKNVGEAS from the coding sequence ATGGAACTGTACCAGGCGTTGATCACGCTGGACGGCTGGACCTTTCTGGCCCAGATCTGCAACCTGATGATCCAGCTGTTCATCTTCAAAAAGTTCCTGCTGAATCCGGTCAAAAATGTGATCGCAGAGCGCAAGGCGAAGGCGGACAGCCAGATCGCCGATGCCACCAAGCTGCGCACCGAAGCCGAAGCCATGAAGGCGGAGTACGAGCAGAACCTGCAGAATGCCCGCGCCGAGGCCAACGAGATCGTTGCCAATGCGCAGAAGACGGCCACCGCCCGCGGCGAAGAGATCGTGGGCGAGGCCCGCGCACAGGCTGCTGCCCTCAAGCAGAAGGCCGAAGCCGACATTGCGCAGGAGCGCAAGAAGGCCGTGAACGAGGTCAAGGACGAGATCGGCGGCATCGCCATGGAGATCGCCTCCAAGGTGGTGGAGCGTGAGATCAGCGAGAAGGACCACAAGGATCTGATCGACGAATTTATCAAAAATGTGGGTGAAGCATCATGA
- the atpE gene encoding ATP synthase F0 subunit C, producing the protein MTDFQYLARGIALAGCGIGAGCALIAGIGPGIGEGNAAAAACEAVGRQPECKSDVTSTLILGVALSETTGIYGFVTGLLLIFLAPGMFMKFLA; encoded by the coding sequence ATGACTGACTTTCAGTACCTCGCTCGTGGTATCGCTCTGGCAGGCTGCGGCATCGGCGCAGGCTGCGCACTGATCGCAGGTATCGGCCCCGGTATCGGCGAAGGCAACGCAGCAGCAGCTGCCTGTGAAGCTGTGGGCCGTCAGCCCGAGTGCAAGAGCGACGTTACCAGCACCCTGATTCTGGGCGTTGCACTTTCCGAGACCACCGGTATTTACGGCTTCGTCACCGGCCTGCTGCTGATCTTCCTGGCACCCGGTATGTTCATGAAGTTCCTGGCATAA